A window of the Bdellovibrio sp. ZAP7 genome harbors these coding sequences:
- a CDS encoding matrixin family metalloprotease — translation MYKFLVFTMLSFLVSGCQQGVTLGPGSETTLASAAQDECGFVQNVYGQRISWKTTLPINMFISKNVPSEYESIVRSAAKVWEDAAGMSLFNITNEDDISYDGSKDGRNGIYWNTNWTKSPNLQAMTTLYWTGNKITESDMTVDAKYFRFYIEHPELTSDLHLHSLIVHEFGHVLGLKHRSTLSTVMWPVLNAGTKRDVLTEADRKALKCEY, via the coding sequence ATGTATAAATTTTTAGTATTCACAATGTTGAGCTTTTTAGTCAGTGGATGCCAACAGGGCGTGACTTTGGGACCAGGCTCTGAAACGACTCTTGCGAGTGCCGCTCAAGATGAATGCGGATTTGTGCAAAACGTTTATGGTCAGCGTATTTCTTGGAAAACAACTTTGCCGATTAACATGTTTATTTCAAAGAATGTTCCTTCAGAATATGAATCTATCGTGAGATCGGCTGCAAAAGTTTGGGAAGACGCCGCGGGAATGTCTCTTTTTAATATCACCAACGAAGACGACATTTCTTATGATGGCAGCAAAGACGGCCGTAACGGAATTTATTGGAATACCAATTGGACCAAATCTCCAAATTTACAGGCCATGACAACACTATATTGGACCGGAAATAAAATCACCGAGTCAGACATGACGGTCGATGCAAAATACTTCCGCTTTTACATTGAACATCCAGAACTTACTTCTGATCTTCATTTGCACAGTTTGATTGTGCATGAGTTCGGACACGTATTAGGTTTGAAACACAGATCCACTCTTTCAACAGTCATGTGGCCGGTATTGAATGCCGGAACAAAGCGTGATGTATTAACAGAGGCTGATCGCAAAGCCCTGAAATGTGAGTACTAA
- the bamE gene encoding outer membrane protein assembly factor BamE, translating to MLRLMSIPIVVIGLFTSACQTSMLKQFESIKPGMEKDDVLDLMGSPNQTQRVSGKDRWYYTFYDKRIRFQKEVQFVDGAAIYIGEVYQPPAEQTAVAIDTRNESRNKQIDEEIKKEVQENRKAYDAYESQTKGTDKVRYVPQFEPIR from the coding sequence ATGTTACGACTGATGTCGATTCCGATCGTCGTTATAGGGCTGTTCACATCAGCTTGTCAGACATCCATGCTTAAACAATTCGAGTCTATTAAACCCGGCATGGAAAAAGATGACGTTTTGGATCTTATGGGAAGCCCCAACCAAACCCAACGTGTATCCGGCAAAGATCGCTGGTACTACACATTTTATGACAAACGCATTCGCTTTCAAAAAGAAGTTCAATTTGTGGATGGTGCCGCTATCTACATCGGTGAAGTTTATCAGCCGCCTGCAGAGCAGACGGCTGTCGCAATTGACACCCGCAATGAGTCTCGAAACAAACAAATTGATGAAGAGATAAAAAAAGAAGTTCAGGAAAATCGTAAGGCGTATGATGCTTACGAATCACAAACGAAAGGGACAGATAAAGTTCGTTACGTCCCTCAGTTCGAGCCTATTCGGTAA
- a CDS encoding outer membrane beta-barrel protein: MKKLALSLLVVSGLFSSAAFAGLNYGIEAGMRSQSGDTDATGGSTDSQTAMQVGMFGIMPISGAWNIRTGLLYTQRPLTEKNSGIENKIDMNYVDIPFNIMYKFEDYAGVYLGVNLAINMDKKCSANGCTMGDVTSPLIPLVVGAAFKFSPNFGVNVYFESASGKVVTVNSHDLKNYRAVGANLLLTFD; the protein is encoded by the coding sequence ATGAAAAAACTGGCACTGTCTTTACTTGTCGTTTCAGGTCTTTTCTCTTCTGCAGCTTTCGCTGGTCTTAATTACGGAATTGAAGCGGGTATGCGCAGCCAATCTGGTGATACAGATGCAACTGGTGGATCCACTGATTCTCAAACAGCCATGCAAGTGGGTATGTTTGGTATAATGCCAATTTCAGGCGCTTGGAATATCCGTACGGGTTTACTTTACACACAACGTCCTTTGACTGAAAAAAACAGCGGTATCGAAAACAAAATTGATATGAACTATGTCGATATCCCTTTCAATATCATGTACAAATTCGAAGATTATGCGGGCGTGTACTTGGGCGTGAATCTTGCGATCAACATGGATAAAAAATGTAGCGCTAATGGATGCACGATGGGCGATGTGACTTCTCCATTGATTCCATTGGTGGTGGGCGCAGCCTTTAAATTTTCTCCGAATTTCGGTGTGAATGTTTACTTTGAAAGTGCCAGCGGAAAAGTTGTCACTGTAAACAGCCACGATCTTAAAAACTACCGCGCAGTTGGCGCAAACTTGCTACTGACTTTTGACTAA
- the maiA gene encoding maleylacetoacetate isomerase: MTSFVLYNYFRSSTSFRARVAFHLKNIPFEYKPINLLKDEQHSPDYRKLNPLGGIPTLIHDGKIIPDSMAILEYLEEIHPSPSIMPKDPYHRARVRQVCEIVNASMHPYGNLKVTKYLGETHDYSQQQKDQWVQKWVMQGLDALEKTLPEFAGKYCFGDEVTMADIVLYPQIITCQRFHVDLSKYPTVMKIFDNLDKHPMFIKAHFSRQIDTPEDLRQP; encoded by the coding sequence ATGACCTCGTTCGTTCTTTACAACTATTTTCGAAGCTCCACATCCTTCCGCGCCCGCGTGGCCTTTCATTTGAAAAACATCCCCTTTGAATACAAGCCCATCAACTTACTAAAGGATGAACAGCACTCTCCGGACTATCGCAAACTAAATCCCTTAGGCGGAATTCCGACGTTAATTCACGATGGTAAAATCATTCCCGATTCGATGGCGATCCTTGAATATCTGGAAGAGATTCACCCCTCACCTTCAATCATGCCCAAAGACCCCTATCACCGCGCTCGCGTTCGTCAGGTTTGCGAAATCGTTAACGCCTCCATGCACCCTTATGGAAACTTGAAAGTTACGAAATACCTCGGCGAAACCCATGACTACTCTCAACAGCAAAAGGACCAATGGGTTCAAAAATGGGTGATGCAAGGGCTGGATGCTTTGGAAAAAACATTACCTGAATTTGCCGGGAAATACTGCTTTGGCGACGAAGTCACCATGGCTGATATTGTTCTATATCCGCAGATCATCACTTGTCAGCGCTTCCACGTGGACCTTTCAAAGTATCCAACTGTGATGAAGATCTTTGATAACTTGGATAAGCACCCGATGTTCATCAAAGCTCACTTCAGCCGTCAGATTGATACACCGGAAGACTTACGCCAACCCTAA
- the coxB gene encoding cytochrome c oxidase subunit II, with protein MMWFNIAKAQSFMPTQGTEIAKQVDNLYGFLLITSFIACVLVIGGMIYFVLKYKRKSENEKTAYISHNTALEFLWSFIPLVIFLAVFAWGWYIYHGMRTMPKDALEINVLGKQWAWEIEYKNGFKAVNEVVVPVNTDVKLLLTSQDVIHSFFIPSFRIKQDAVPGRYTALWFRAEKLGEFHVFCAEYCGTTHSGMIGKVRVVTRAEFDKYMEEGQEEGQLPIAERGKKLFALKACASCHSVDNPAVKVGPSLFQVFGHEVDVDGGGKVIADENYIRESILQPNAKIVKGFPKGVMPTFQGQINENELNALVEYVKSLK; from the coding sequence ATGATGTGGTTTAATATTGCGAAGGCCCAATCCTTCATGCCAACGCAAGGAACCGAGATTGCCAAGCAGGTGGACAATCTTTACGGATTCTTGCTGATTACAAGTTTCATCGCCTGCGTGCTGGTTATCGGCGGGATGATTTACTTTGTACTTAAGTACAAACGTAAATCTGAAAACGAAAAAACAGCATACATCTCTCACAACACAGCGTTGGAGTTCTTGTGGTCATTTATTCCACTTGTGATCTTCCTAGCGGTGTTCGCCTGGGGTTGGTACATTTACCACGGCATGAGAACTATGCCGAAAGACGCGTTAGAAATTAACGTTCTTGGTAAACAATGGGCTTGGGAAATCGAATACAAAAACGGTTTCAAAGCTGTGAACGAAGTAGTTGTTCCAGTGAACACAGACGTGAAGTTGCTTTTGACTTCTCAAGACGTGATCCACTCATTCTTCATCCCAAGCTTCCGTATTAAACAAGACGCCGTACCAGGTCGTTATACTGCTTTGTGGTTCCGCGCTGAAAAACTTGGTGAATTCCACGTTTTCTGTGCTGAGTACTGCGGTACTACTCACTCCGGTATGATCGGTAAAGTACGTGTTGTAACTCGCGCTGAGTTCGACAAGTACATGGAAGAAGGCCAAGAAGAAGGCCAATTGCCAATTGCTGAACGTGGTAAAAAACTTTTCGCGTTGAAAGCGTGCGCATCTTGCCACTCTGTTGACAATCCTGCTGTAAAAGTTGGTCCATCATTGTTCCAGGTATTTGGTCACGAAGTTGACGTTGATGGCGGCGGAAAAGTTATCGCAGATGAAAACTACATCCGCGAATCTATCCTTCAACCAAATGCTAAAATCGTAAAAGGTTTCCCTAAAGGCGTTATGCCAACGTTCCAGGGTCAGATTAACGAAAACGAACTTAACGCTCTGGTTGAGTACGTTAAGAGTTTGAAATAA
- the fabG gene encoding 3-oxoacyl-ACP reductase FabG codes for MINFKFINKNAVVTGGAAGIGLEISQSFLAAGGNVSVWDYSEKALAAAQDELSKYGSQVQYVQVDITNRDSVAKAAAGLPWAVDILVNNAGITRDKSFAKMGADDWDAVINTNLTGLFNVTKTLLEKFNPNSQHKRIINISSVVGIYGNFGQTNYAAAKSGVIGMTKTWGKELGRKGFTSNAIAPGFINTAMTKAMPKEAIDAMAAKVPVMRLGETSDIANAVLFLASEQASYINATVISVDGGITL; via the coding sequence ATGATAAATTTTAAGTTCATTAATAAGAATGCTGTAGTAACAGGTGGCGCTGCTGGTATTGGCCTTGAGATCTCTCAAAGCTTTTTAGCAGCTGGTGGGAACGTTTCCGTATGGGATTACTCTGAGAAGGCCTTGGCAGCCGCTCAGGATGAGCTTTCCAAGTACGGCTCTCAGGTTCAATACGTTCAAGTCGATATTACAAATCGCGATTCGGTCGCGAAAGCCGCTGCTGGCTTGCCTTGGGCTGTGGATATCCTTGTGAATAACGCCGGAATCACACGTGATAAATCATTTGCGAAAATGGGCGCGGATGATTGGGATGCTGTGATTAATACAAACTTAACTGGTTTGTTTAATGTCACAAAAACCTTGCTCGAAAAATTCAATCCGAATTCACAACACAAACGCATTATCAATATTTCTTCCGTGGTGGGTATTTACGGTAATTTTGGTCAGACAAATTATGCGGCGGCAAAATCCGGCGTAATTGGTATGACAAAAACTTGGGGTAAAGAGTTGGGTCGTAAAGGATTTACTTCCAACGCCATTGCTCCGGGCTTCATCAACACTGCGATGACGAAAGCTATGCCTAAAGAAGCGATAGATGCTATGGCAGCTAAGGTCCCAGTGATGCGCCTTGGCGAAACTTCTGACATTGCGAATGCTGTTCTGTTTTTAGCAAGTGAACAAGCATCTTACATCAACGCCACTGTTATAAGTGTCGACGGTGGCATCACTTTATAA
- a CDS encoding SCO family protein: MLKSRLVLKAKKMGIVLTGTVLVLFSVTTTFAYNGTEAGMAAGDKARELQGVGIEEKLGKKLDLGMKFKDETGKEVALGDFFDGKHPVIISPVYFSCPGLCNFHLNGLTDALKVMDKNWTVGGKFKVVAISFDSKETPEIAAHKKELYMKLYDRPGSESGWHFLTGNEQQVRALTEAIGFKFRWDETQKEWAHASAAVVASPEGTVSRYLPGIMFNQQDIKLALNEATEGKIGNFVDSLVLYCFQYDPHKSKYSLAAVSIMKMGGGVMLLVMVLWLLPLYIRSRRAKKNVAGR, encoded by the coding sequence ATGCTGAAAAGTCGTTTGGTTTTGAAAGCAAAAAAAATGGGAATAGTTCTGACTGGAACCGTTCTCGTTTTGTTTTCAGTGACAACGACTTTCGCATACAACGGAACTGAAGCCGGCATGGCGGCGGGTGATAAAGCTCGCGAGCTTCAGGGAGTTGGGATCGAAGAAAAATTGGGCAAGAAGCTCGATTTGGGAATGAAGTTTAAGGACGAAACTGGCAAAGAGGTCGCACTCGGCGACTTCTTTGACGGAAAACACCCCGTGATTATTTCGCCTGTGTATTTTTCTTGTCCTGGTTTGTGCAACTTTCACCTGAACGGTCTGACAGATGCACTCAAAGTGATGGATAAGAATTGGACTGTTGGTGGCAAATTTAAAGTAGTCGCTATCAGTTTTGACTCGAAAGAGACGCCGGAAATCGCCGCTCATAAAAAAGAGCTTTATATGAAGCTTTATGATCGGCCGGGTTCCGAGTCGGGCTGGCACTTTTTGACCGGAAACGAGCAACAAGTAAGAGCTTTGACAGAAGCTATTGGATTTAAGTTCAGATGGGATGAAACTCAAAAGGAGTGGGCACATGCTTCAGCAGCAGTTGTCGCGTCTCCTGAAGGCACGGTTTCTCGCTATCTTCCTGGGATTATGTTTAATCAGCAGGATATTAAGTTGGCTTTGAACGAAGCAACCGAAGGAAAGATCGGAAACTTTGTAGATAGCCTAGTGCTTTATTGTTTTCAGTATGATCCACACAAGAGCAAGTACTCGCTTGCCGCAGTTTCAATCATGAAAATGGGCGGGGGAGTGATGCTTCTGGTGATGGTTTTATGGTTATTGCCGCTTTATATTCGCTCTCGCAGAGCGAAGAAAAATGTGGCGGGGAGATAA
- the cyoE gene encoding heme o synthase — translation MLKTYADLTKFGIVVFSVLAGLAGYATGFQSENPFDWKAILETLLGIYFLSSGSLALNQVQDHKLDAKMPRTANRPIPAGRLKPAAAGILSFFFLFVGLQLLFTVQPMAGFVGLICVLFYNGPYTLYLKKKWAYGAVPGAIPGALPVTIGYAAANPDIFNSESIYLFLIMFIWQMPHFWVLAIRYKDDYAAGNIPVLPVARGLDKTLQQIALWTFAYVGVALAAPLFVHASWLYILLTIPFVFKVLQELYRYYKSHGTERWLAFFMWLNVSMLIFIIIPVVDKWHFLITENR, via the coding sequence GTGTTAAAGACTTACGCGGATCTTACTAAGTTTGGCATAGTCGTGTTCTCCGTTCTTGCGGGATTGGCCGGCTATGCCACTGGTTTTCAAAGCGAAAATCCCTTCGACTGGAAAGCCATCCTTGAAACTCTTCTTGGAATCTATTTCTTAAGCTCGGGTTCTTTGGCCTTGAATCAAGTTCAAGATCATAAGCTCGATGCAAAAATGCCCAGAACAGCCAATCGCCCAATTCCTGCAGGTCGTTTAAAGCCAGCAGCAGCGGGTATTTTGTCTTTCTTCTTCTTGTTTGTGGGATTGCAGTTGTTGTTCACGGTGCAACCGATGGCAGGATTTGTTGGTTTGATCTGCGTGCTTTTCTATAACGGTCCTTACACTCTTTATCTTAAAAAGAAATGGGCGTACGGAGCGGTTCCGGGAGCAATCCCTGGTGCTTTGCCAGTGACGATCGGCTATGCGGCAGCAAACCCTGATATCTTTAATTCTGAATCCATCTACTTGTTTCTGATCATGTTCATCTGGCAAATGCCGCACTTCTGGGTATTGGCTATTCGTTATAAAGATGACTATGCAGCCGGTAATATTCCGGTTCTTCCAGTAGCTCGCGGTCTTGATAAGACTCTTCAGCAAATCGCTCTTTGGACATTTGCATACGTGGGCGTCGCTTTGGCAGCTCCCTTGTTCGTTCATGCAAGCTGGTTATACATCCTTTTGACTATTCCCTTCGTTTTCAAAGTTTTGCAGGAGCTTTACCGCTACTACAAATCTCACGGGACGGAACGTTGGTTGGCTTTCTTTATGTGGCTCAACGTGAGTATGCTGATTTTCATCATAATCCCGGTTGTAGATAAATGGCACTTTCTGATCACTGAAAATAGATAA
- a CDS encoding zf-TFIIB domain-containing protein — MIQCPNCQQPVEILDKHIGALFTCPHCAAVFFVNYDGQPEMAAHEAEPETAEQNDNAFVPPISETHYGTPAVEDYAPTQEQYLEPTEDPQFQQPGDSFGEYNADQAGGGFNETPLTEQYSEELSEAATESEPAYEMNSSENFDYSENLNQPIEPIIDNKTSDDANFADVIDFANANTTAGNFSYAVIIEGIDSSQLVYQLKEAMTDSKFGWDVSELLTHIGGGRLVVKGLSPAKASVFINRIKYLPFKVSWRQDVLSGS, encoded by the coding sequence TTGATCCAATGCCCGAACTGCCAACAGCCAGTAGAGATTCTGGATAAACACATTGGGGCGCTGTTTACGTGTCCCCATTGTGCGGCGGTTTTCTTTGTCAATTACGATGGCCAACCGGAAATGGCGGCTCACGAAGCCGAACCGGAAACAGCGGAGCAAAACGACAACGCATTTGTTCCGCCGATCTCTGAAACTCATTACGGCACTCCTGCCGTTGAAGATTACGCTCCAACACAAGAACAATACCTTGAACCCACGGAAGATCCCCAATTTCAACAACCTGGGGATTCCTTTGGGGAGTACAATGCAGATCAAGCTGGCGGGGGTTTTAATGAAACTCCGTTGACGGAGCAGTATTCCGAGGAGCTTTCTGAGGCGGCGACGGAATCTGAGCCTGCTTACGAGATGAATTCTTCGGAAAATTTTGATTATTCAGAAAATCTGAATCAACCTATTGAACCTATTATTGATAACAAAACTTCAGATGATGCGAATTTCGCTGACGTGATTGATTTTGCCAATGCGAACACCACTGCAGGAAACTTCTCCTATGCGGTGATTATCGAAGGGATCGATAGCAGCCAATTGGTGTATCAGCTCAAAGAGGCGATGACAGACTCCAAATTCGGCTGGGATGTGAGCGAGCTTTTAACTCATATCGGCGGTGGACGATTGGTGGTCAAAGGACTCAGTCCAGCTAAAGCTTCTGTCTTTATCAACCGAATTAAATATCTGCCGTTTAAGGTTTCCTGGAGGCAAGATGTACTCTCTGGTTCTTAG
- a CDS encoding cytochrome c produces the protein MSENKDHYNRGGLFAFMFSMAFVFAFFFYLVVVNKGVDLAENVIDPNAPAAATGPVFDITTVKEPWVETPEMITYGQKFFKTNCAMCHGDTGHGDGAAGAALNPKPRNLVEGKWTQGEGIINHFKVVTNGIPNTSMAAFGHFKAADRWAVVHFINSISNNKSKDDPAKVAEFAKTAK, from the coding sequence ATGTCTGAGAATAAAGATCATTATAACCGCGGTGGTTTGTTTGCATTCATGTTTTCTATGGCGTTTGTATTCGCCTTTTTCTTCTACCTAGTTGTAGTCAACAAAGGTGTGGATTTGGCAGAAAACGTTATCGATCCGAATGCTCCAGCAGCAGCGACAGGTCCCGTGTTTGATATCACGACTGTGAAAGAACCATGGGTTGAAACTCCTGAAATGATCACGTACGGTCAAAAATTCTTCAAAACAAACTGTGCTATGTGCCACGGTGACACTGGTCACGGTGATGGTGCTGCGGGTGCGGCTTTGAATCCTAAACCACGTAACTTGGTTGAAGGTAAATGGACGCAAGGTGAAGGTATCATCAATCACTTTAAAGTGGTTACGAATGGTATCCCGAACACTTCAATGGCAGCATTCGGTCACTTCAAAGCGGCTGATCGTTGGGCTGTTGTTCACTTCATTAATTCTATCTCTAACAATAAATCTAAAGACGATCCTGCTAAAGTTGCTGAGTTTGCAAAAACCGCAAAATAA
- the ctaD gene encoding cytochrome c oxidase subunit I: MGSHSSSAHGDNYINCEKGLWSWLTTVDHKRIGLMYMIAVMFFFFIGGVMALLLRLELFAPNVTAGVGQVLKNGDTYNQVLTYHGAIMVFMVIIPGIPAILGNFFLPVQLGAKDVAFPKINLASWYVFMFGAMLAVATFFTTKIDTGWTFYTPYSIRTGTATVMMVIAAFIMGMSSILTGLNFIVTVHKLRAPGMTMHRMPLFVWALYSTAILQMLATPVLGITLMLLAAEKVFGVGIFDPALGGDPVLFQHFFWFYSHPAVYIMILPAMGVVSELITTFSRKVIFGYTAIAYSSLGIAAVSFFVWGHHMFVSGQSATAGILFSFITMLVGVPTAIKMFNWVATIYKGSVSFDSPMLFALGFLFLFAIGGVTGIMLAVLPIDVHFHDTYFVVAHFHYVMVGGTLMALMGGFYYWFPKMFGKTFSEAAARMSFVFIFIGFNVTFFPQFILGAMGMPRRYFDYIPNYEHLNKVSTVGSWLILTGFLIGLYTIVQGIRKGDKAPANPWGGKTLEWQTSSPPPQFNFDVEPVVTAGPYEYR; this comes from the coding sequence ATGGGTAGTCATTCATCATCAGCTCACGGCGATAATTATATTAATTGTGAAAAAGGCCTATGGTCATGGTTAACAACGGTTGACCATAAACGTATCGGTCTTATGTACATGATTGCAGTTATGTTCTTTTTCTTCATCGGCGGGGTTATGGCCTTGCTTCTTCGTTTAGAGCTTTTCGCTCCAAATGTAACCGCGGGTGTTGGACAAGTTTTGAAAAACGGCGACACGTACAATCAGGTTCTGACTTATCACGGTGCGATCATGGTCTTCATGGTTATCATCCCTGGTATCCCGGCGATCCTGGGTAACTTCTTCCTTCCAGTTCAATTGGGCGCGAAGGACGTGGCTTTCCCTAAGATCAATTTGGCAAGCTGGTACGTATTCATGTTCGGCGCTATGTTGGCAGTTGCGACTTTCTTCACAACTAAAATCGACACTGGTTGGACATTCTATACTCCGTATTCGATCCGTACAGGAACAGCGACAGTAATGATGGTTATTGCAGCCTTCATTATGGGTATGTCCTCAATCCTGACTGGTTTGAACTTCATCGTAACTGTTCACAAACTAAGAGCTCCGGGCATGACAATGCACCGTATGCCTTTGTTCGTTTGGGCACTTTACTCAACTGCGATTCTGCAAATGCTGGCAACTCCGGTTTTGGGTATCACGTTGATGTTGTTGGCCGCTGAAAAAGTATTCGGTGTTGGTATCTTCGATCCAGCATTGGGCGGTGACCCGGTATTGTTCCAACATTTCTTCTGGTTCTACTCGCATCCAGCGGTTTACATCATGATCCTTCCAGCGATGGGTGTTGTGTCTGAATTGATCACAACGTTCTCTCGCAAAGTGATCTTTGGTTACACAGCGATCGCGTACTCTTCTCTAGGTATCGCGGCGGTGTCCTTCTTCGTATGGGGACATCACATGTTCGTTTCTGGTCAGTCAGCAACTGCAGGTATCTTGTTCTCTTTCATCACGATGCTGGTTGGGGTTCCAACAGCGATCAAGATGTTCAACTGGGTAGCGACAATTTATAAAGGTTCTGTGAGCTTCGACTCTCCAATGTTGTTCGCTCTGGGTTTCTTGTTCTTGTTCGCAATCGGTGGTGTGACTGGTATCATGCTTGCGGTTCTTCCAATTGACGTTCACTTCCATGACACATACTTCGTGGTAGCCCATTTCCATTACGTGATGGTGGGTGGTACTTTGATGGCGTTGATGGGTGGCTTCTATTACTGGTTCCCGAAAATGTTCGGTAAGACTTTCAGCGAAGCAGCGGCTCGTATGTCTTTCGTGTTCATCTTCATCGGTTTCAACGTGACGTTCTTCCCTCAATTCATCTTGGGCGCGATGGGTATGCCACGTCGTTATTTCGACTACATCCCGAACTATGAGCACTTGAATAAAGTGTCGACTGTAGGTTCGTGGTTGATCCTTACTGGTTTCTTGATCGGTCTTTACACGATCGTACAAGGTATCAGAAAAGGTGATAAAGCTCCGGCGAATCCTTGGGGCGGTAAAACTCTTGAGTGGCAGACTTCTTCTCCACCTCCACAATTTAACTTCGATGTTGAACCAGTAGTAACAGCGGGGCCTTATGAGTACAGATAA
- a CDS encoding cytochrome C oxidase subunit IV family protein: MAAANNHKHDPNVLHPHISPTSMYLKVAGALFALTILTVVAHQFHVALGAFAAVIAFAIAAVKATLVLLYFMHLKDDNNMNRVIFASGFFFLLVLLFFSVIDILTRVAEVSPL, from the coding sequence ATGGCAGCAGCAAATAATCATAAACACGACCCTAACGTTCTTCATCCACACATCTCTCCAACTTCCATGTACTTGAAAGTTGCAGGGGCATTGTTTGCGCTAACTATCTTGACGGTAGTTGCGCATCAGTTCCACGTGGCATTGGGTGCATTTGCAGCCGTTATCGCTTTCGCGATCGCAGCGGTAAAAGCAACTTTGGTTTTGTTGTACTTCATGCACTTGAAGGACGATAACAACATGAACCGTGTGATCTTCGCTTCTGGTTTCTTCTTTTTGCTAGTTCTTCTGTTCTTTAGCGTGATTGATATCCTGACTCGCGTTGCAGAAGTAAGTCCTCTATAA
- a CDS encoding cytochrome c oxidase subunit 3 family protein has protein sequence MSTDNVANPHAAHVSHHFKDATQEYDSGKQGIWLFMVTEILMFGALLVGYGIFHAIYPEMFAEGAKQLDWKLGFINTLVLIFSSFTMAISIQLIQRNQIKKAAMALAITILCGAIFMVIKYFEWTHKFHMGFYPGRFLDMAKTGAEHANLGMYFGFYFCMTGLHGLHVLIGMGLIAWLLIRTIRGDFHSQYWIPVEGVGIFWHIVDLIWIFLFPLLYLVG, from the coding sequence ATGAGTACAGATAATGTAGCTAATCCACACGCAGCACATGTGTCGCATCACTTTAAAGATGCGACTCAAGAATACGACAGCGGTAAGCAAGGTATTTGGTTGTTCATGGTTACCGAGATCCTTATGTTCGGCGCACTTTTGGTCGGCTACGGAATCTTCCATGCGATTTATCCAGAGATGTTCGCTGAAGGGGCTAAACAGCTTGATTGGAAATTGGGTTTCATCAATACCCTGGTTCTAATCTTCTCTTCTTTCACAATGGCGATCTCGATTCAGTTGATCCAGCGTAATCAAATCAAAAAGGCGGCGATGGCTTTGGCAATCACGATCCTTTGCGGTGCGATTTTCATGGTTATCAAATACTTCGAGTGGACACATAAATTCCACATGGGCTTCTATCCAGGTCGTTTCTTGGATATGGCTAAAACGGGTGCAGAACACGCGAACCTTGGTATGTACTTCGGTTTCTATTTCTGTATGACAGGTCTGCACGGTCTTCACGTGTTGATCGGTATGGGTTTGATCGCTTGGTTGTTGATCAGAACGATTCGCGGTGATTTCCACTCCCAATACTGGATCCCAGTAGAAGGCGTTGGTATCTTCTGGCATATCGTCGATTTGATCTGGATCTTCCTATTCCCTCTTCTTTATCTGGTGGGTTAA